One part of the Lachnospiraceae bacterium JLR.KK002 genome encodes these proteins:
- the rpe gene encoding ribulose-phosphate 3-epimerase: MGKIAPSILAADFGKLGDQLVQIERAGAEMLHIDVMDGVFVPNISIGFPVIHSIRSYTRMVFDVHMMVQTPENYIKMAVDAGADCITVHQESCPHLHRVICQIKEEGCRAGAALNPATPLHMLEYVVKDVDMVLLMTVNPGFGGQTFIPGMIEKIRECRELFASKNCSPLLELDGGITLENAEECIRAGADILVAGSSVFRNDIQANIQKFNRMLL, encoded by the coding sequence ATGGGAAAAATAGCCCCCTCAATTTTAGCAGCGGATTTTGGAAAATTAGGTGACCAGCTTGTGCAGATAGAGCGTGCAGGCGCAGAAATGCTTCATATTGATGTGATGGACGGAGTGTTTGTGCCCAATATCTCAATTGGGTTTCCCGTCATTCATTCCATTCGTTCTTATACCCGGATGGTGTTTGATGTCCATATGATGGTTCAGACCCCAGAGAATTATATAAAAATGGCTGTGGATGCCGGAGCAGACTGCATTACTGTCCATCAGGAATCTTGCCCGCATCTGCACCGTGTCATTTGCCAGATTAAGGAAGAAGGATGTAGGGCAGGAGCGGCGCTTAATCCGGCGACTCCTTTACATATGCTGGAGTATGTGGTGAAAGATGTTGATATGGTTCTGCTGATGACAGTGAATCCGGGATTTGGCGGACAGACATTTATACCAGGGATGATCGAAAAGATCAGGGAGTGTCGTGAATTATTTGCCAGTAAGAACTGTAGTCCCCTATTGGAACTGGACGGAGGAATTACATTGGAAAACGCCGAAGAGTGTATCCGTGCAGGCGCTGATATTTTAGTGGCGGGATCTTCGGTGTTTCGGAATGATATTCAGGCTAATATCCAAAAGTTCAACCGTATGCTTCTGTAG
- a CDS encoding ROK family protein translates to MLKYLIGIDVGGTNIKVMIMDTGLTVIGKRSFPTSAEDGYDMISDRIITNIDCMLAEKNIDRSSVMYLAMGLPGIVDRKAQKTIYLSKLKWDGFNPAAKLGQYYQVPTAIDNDANINALGEYAFGENGKKDLVLLTLGTGIGGGIIIDGKIFGGSSNIAAEIGHMTINAADDAECMCGKKGHFESYCSGFALRRDSLEMLADFPDSVLHKYIAEADGLYDNSMITRGVTENDELCKEIFDRYIRFFSIGVVNIMHLLNPEIILIGGGISNAGEILLNPLNKMCRQLVIHERAFCPVVRASLGSEAGMYGACVLAAQMTGVYRAGS, encoded by the coding sequence ATGCTTAAATATCTTATTGGGATTGATGTCGGCGGTACAAACATAAAAGTTATGATCATGGATACCGGTCTGACGGTCATAGGAAAGAGGTCTTTTCCCACAAGCGCCGAAGATGGATATGATATGATTTCTGACAGAATCATCACAAACATCGATTGTATGCTGGCAGAAAAAAACATTGACAGATCATCTGTCATGTATCTTGCAATGGGGTTGCCCGGTATCGTAGACAGAAAAGCACAAAAAACCATATATCTTTCAAAGCTGAAATGGGATGGCTTTAACCCTGCTGCTAAATTAGGGCAATACTACCAGGTACCGACTGCCATAGACAATGATGCCAATATCAATGCTCTCGGAGAGTATGCTTTTGGGGAAAACGGAAAAAAGGATCTTGTGCTTCTTACTCTTGGCACCGGGATTGGAGGAGGCATTATAATTGACGGAAAGATTTTCGGAGGTTCTTCCAACATAGCAGCGGAAATAGGCCATATGACAATTAATGCTGCTGATGATGCCGAGTGCATGTGTGGTAAAAAGGGACATTTTGAATCCTATTGTTCCGGTTTTGCATTAAGGCGTGATTCTCTGGAAATGCTTGCGGACTTTCCGGACTCCGTTCTTCATAAATATATAGCAGAAGCAGATGGCTTGTATGATAATTCCATGATTACAAGAGGGGTTACTGAAAACGATGAATTGTGCAAAGAAATCTTTGACAGGTATATCCGTTTCTTTTCTATCGGTGTTGTAAATATTATGCATCTGCTTAATCCGGAGATTATACTAATAGGCGGGGGAATATCAAATGCAGGAGAGATTCTTCTGAATCCCCTGAATAAGATGTGCCGTCAGCTTGTCATTCATGAGCGGGCCTTTTGCCCTGTAGTTCGTGCATCGCTTGGTTCTGAAGCCGGGATGTATGGCGCTTGTGTGCTTGCGGCACAGATGACAGGGGTATACCGGGCTGGCAGCTGA
- a CDS encoding PTS glucose transporter subunit IIA yields MEHLNMVGYDNIFPPGGLAGNAAIGSVFAGLVDLKQYVYAGPGLITSPVYISPDGSMTNFYFCLITIAVSALAGFAMTYLFSMRNRSQYDGDAAEEKVEKTEGADTALTGKEKDESVASAAIEQDIVAVVDGKSIPIEEVKDGVFSEKMMGEGIAFLPEDGKVVAPCSGKMSVVYDTGHAYGITGGPAGYDVGLP; encoded by the coding sequence ATGGAACATCTGAACATGGTCGGATATGACAACATCTTCCCTCCGGGCGGTCTGGCGGGCAATGCGGCGATAGGCAGCGTATTTGCAGGATTAGTGGATTTGAAGCAGTATGTCTATGCGGGGCCCGGACTGATAACTTCCCCGGTATACATTTCTCCGGACGGAAGTATGACGAACTTCTATTTCTGCCTGATAACGATTGCAGTGTCTGCGTTGGCAGGATTCGCGATGACTTATCTTTTCAGTATGAGGAACCGGAGTCAGTATGACGGAGATGCAGCAGAAGAAAAAGTGGAAAAGACCGAAGGTGCGGACACAGCATTGACAGGAAAAGAGAAAGACGAAAGTGTAGCTTCCGCAGCCATAGAACAGGATATCGTAGCTGTCGTTGATGGGAAAAGCATTCCGATTGAAGAAGTGAAAGACGGGGTCTTCTCGGAGAAAATGATGGGAGAGGGCATAGCGTTTCTTCCGGAAGACGGAAAGGTTGTTGCACCATGTAGTGGAAAAATGTCCGTTGTATATGATACAGGGCATGCATACGGAATCACAGGGGGTCCGGCTGGATACGATGTTGGTCTTCCCTGA
- a CDS encoding FadR/GntR family transcriptional regulator, with protein sequence MDNPRLNGKKTYEYVFEYFSEQILSGKLKLNDKIPTEREIAEQLGVSRNSIREVMHMLEITGLIECLQGSGNYVRCDPMEYMLKSVNMVMALLEIDYAEIFHIRIGYEYAAVRLAVETATPEELEEMRHILEKMDQPMSSRESAKLDLEFHHTLVKSSHNRMLILYNSMLDNLLDQFIENFRTKILTNKMRAELLRRSHWGIYHALVERNLAEAMKAFDKHFRIVEAQLDKLMQKNSEQENKS encoded by the coding sequence ATGGATAATCCCAGATTAAATGGAAAGAAAACATATGAATATGTATTTGAATATTTTTCGGAGCAGATTTTGTCCGGAAAATTAAAATTAAATGATAAAATTCCCACAGAACGGGAAATTGCGGAACAATTGGGGGTCAGCCGCAATTCTATCCGTGAGGTCATGCATATGCTGGAAATCACAGGATTAATTGAGTGTCTGCAGGGAAGCGGCAATTATGTCAGATGTGATCCAATGGAATATATGCTCAAATCCGTCAATATGGTAATGGCTCTTCTGGAAATTGATTATGCCGAAATTTTTCATATCCGTATCGGATATGAATATGCGGCGGTCAGACTTGCTGTGGAGACAGCAACCCCGGAAGAACTGGAAGAAATGCGCCATATTTTAGAGAAAATGGATCAGCCCATGAGCTCCAGAGAAAGTGCGAAACTGGATTTGGAATTCCATCATACGCTGGTAAAAAGTTCCCATAACCGGATGCTGATTTTATATAATTCCATGCTGGACAATCTGCTGGATCAGTTTATAGAAAATTTCCGAACAAAAATACTGACCAATAAAATGCGGGCAGAACTGCTGAGACGTTCCCACTGGGGAATTTATCATGCACTGGTGGAGCGGAATCTGGCGGAAGCCATGAAAGCATTTGACAAACATTTCCGAATTGTAGAAGCTCAGCTGGATAAGCTCATGCAGAAAAATTCTGAGCAGGAGAATAAATCGTAA
- a CDS encoding MarR family transcriptional regulator — translation MKNTAVHTRLMYAFQRIRKVDVIPETGISKMEFFALQAIGGYQHKTGLPGIYVSELAHNLKIASSQTSRMLKTLEERELIARKADVRDRRNTCVFLTEKGKQICRETQVSMKRYMEQVLQTMGEERVEELIELCNELADVMEQTSFQHEQSSS, via the coding sequence ATGAAAAATACAGCCGTACACACCAGACTGATGTATGCATTCCAACGAATCCGAAAAGTGGACGTAATACCGGAAACGGGGATTTCCAAAATGGAGTTTTTCGCATTGCAGGCTATCGGCGGTTATCAGCACAAAACAGGGCTGCCGGGAATTTATGTGTCAGAACTGGCTCACAATCTGAAAATTGCATCTTCTCAGACCTCCAGAATGCTGAAAACACTGGAGGAGAGGGAACTGATTGCCCGAAAAGCAGATGTCAGAGATCGGAGAAACACCTGCGTATTTCTGACGGAAAAGGGAAAGCAAATCTGCCGGGAAACTCAGGTATCTATGAAGCGCTATATGGAGCAGGTACTGCAGACTATGGGAGAAGAACGGGTGGAAGAACTGATTGAGCTGTGTAATGAACTGGCAGATGTTATGGAGCAGACGTCATTTCAGCATGAACAGAGTTCGTCCTGA
- a CDS encoding transketolase family protein, with product MNTATREAYGNTLVELIDKNKDVVVLDADLAHATKTLKFSQKCPERFFNMGIAEADMIGTAAGLATCGKIPFASTFAVFATGRAFDQVRNTVCYPNLNVKIVGSHAGITVGPDGGSHEAIEDIAIMRSLPDMSVIVPSDDVEARAAVLAAAEIKGPMYLRMARVASPTYHKEDYVFEFGKGELVKDGKDVTIIATGIMVPKALEAARALAEDGIEAQVVNIHTIKPLDEKMVVECAKKTGRVITVEEATIYGGLGSAVCEVLSDKYPVPVRRIGVQDKFGKSGDPDKLLEEYGLTSKKIMETAQKMLRGE from the coding sequence ATGAATACAGCAACACGTGAAGCATATGGAAATACATTGGTAGAACTTATTGATAAAAATAAAGATGTCGTCGTACTTGATGCGGATCTTGCCCATGCGACAAAAACATTGAAATTCAGCCAGAAATGCCCGGAGCGTTTCTTTAACATGGGCATTGCGGAGGCAGATATGATCGGTACCGCAGCAGGACTTGCAACCTGCGGCAAAATACCGTTTGCAAGCACTTTTGCGGTATTTGCTACTGGGCGTGCCTTTGATCAGGTACGGAATACGGTCTGCTATCCCAATCTGAATGTGAAAATTGTAGGTTCCCATGCAGGGATTACAGTAGGGCCGGACGGCGGAAGCCATGAGGCGATTGAAGATATTGCAATCATGCGTTCCCTGCCTGATATGAGCGTTATTGTTCCGTCAGATGATGTGGAAGCGCGTGCGGCAGTCCTTGCAGCAGCAGAGATAAAAGGACCAATGTATCTGCGTATGGCGAGAGTTGCATCGCCGACTTATCATAAGGAGGATTATGTATTTGAGTTTGGAAAAGGTGAGCTTGTAAAAGACGGAAAGGATGTCACAATCATTGCGACTGGAATCATGGTGCCAAAGGCGCTTGAAGCGGCCAGAGCATTGGCGGAGGATGGCATTGAGGCGCAGGTAGTGAATATCCATACCATCAAGCCTTTGGATGAAAAGATGGTTGTAGAATGCGCAAAGAAAACAGGCAGAGTAATTACAGTGGAAGAAGCAACCATCTATGGAGGTCTTGGCTCTGCGGTGTGCGAAGTTCTTTCGGATAAATATCCTGTTCCTGTAAGACGGATTGGCGTGCAGGATAAATTTGGAAAATCCGGAGATCCGGATAAACTTCTGGAAGAATACGGACTGACATCAAAGAAGATTATGGAGACAGCACAAAAGATGCTAAGAGGGGAGTAA
- a CDS encoding PTS transporter subunit EIIC has protein sequence MKYEATVKGIVEHIGGLDNLAVANHCATRLRFKLKDITKMNEDALKKVKAVMGVRTMEGNEIQIIIGTDVVTVYDEFMEITGYKEGGGGETQTSGKKKLSLKGIGSIIVEYLSGTVAPVIPIYLGCGMLMAFLTICTNFLGLDAEDGAVKILNAAANAGFYFMPIILGWSACSKLKADPALGALLGMTLVYSDINNVAGLDFLGLPVTQVQYNGSFLPMILGAAFLSFVYRFFKNKIPQACRYFLLPLVTLVISIPVTLVVLGPIGYIAGTKLMWFLNLLAGQFKIGALAVWGFCTPLSIITGIGVCETPEPT, from the coding sequence ATGAAATATGAAGCAACAGTGAAAGGAATTGTTGAGCATATAGGCGGGTTGGATAATCTTGCAGTTGCGAACCACTGTGCGACAAGGCTGCGCTTTAAGCTGAAAGATATCACCAAAATGAATGAGGATGCTTTGAAAAAAGTAAAAGCGGTCATGGGTGTCAGAACCATGGAAGGAAATGAGATCCAGATTATCATTGGAACAGATGTGGTCACTGTTTATGATGAGTTTATGGAAATCACAGGATATAAAGAGGGAGGAGGGGGAGAGACACAGACCTCCGGAAAGAAAAAACTGTCTTTAAAAGGAATCGGTTCTATCATCGTGGAATATTTAAGCGGCACAGTTGCACCGGTAATCCCAATCTATCTTGGCTGTGGAATGCTGATGGCATTTTTGACCATATGTACAAACTTTTTGGGTCTGGATGCGGAAGATGGGGCGGTAAAAATTTTGAATGCGGCTGCAAACGCAGGATTTTACTTTATGCCGATCATACTGGGATGGTCCGCCTGCAGTAAATTGAAAGCGGATCCGGCATTGGGAGCTTTGCTTGGCATGACATTGGTATATTCAGATATCAATAATGTAGCCGGACTGGATTTCTTAGGACTTCCGGTTACGCAGGTACAGTATAATGGTTCATTCCTGCCGATGATTTTAGGCGCTGCTTTTTTGTCTTTTGTTTATCGTTTTTTCAAAAACAAGATTCCGCAGGCATGCCGTTACTTTCTGTTGCCATTGGTAACTCTGGTGATTTCTATTCCTGTAACGCTTGTTGTACTGGGGCCAATTGGGTATATTGCCGGAACGAAGCTGATGTGGTTCTTAAATCTCCTGGCTGGACAATTTAAGATTGGGGCATTGGCAGTATGGGGATTCTGCACTCCTCTCAGTATTATTACCGGTATAGGCGTTTGCGAAACGCCAGAACCCACATAA
- a CDS encoding YbaK/EbsC family protein has protein sequence MAIDKVKAYFREYGVEERIEEFDVSSATVELAAKALHCESERIAKTLSFVLENEAVLIVAAGDAKIDNPKYKAKFGKKAKMLSLDEVETLVGHAVGGVCPFAVNEGVKVYLDVSLKRFETVFSACGSSDSAIELTIPELEKYSGYAEWVDVCKGYSFTIYSPAQNFSA, from the coding sequence ATGGCAATAGATAAGGTAAAGGCGTATTTCAGAGAATATGGGGTGGAGGAAAGGATTGAAGAATTTGATGTGTCCAGTGCAACGGTGGAGCTTGCCGCCAAAGCATTACACTGTGAGTCTGAGAGGATAGCAAAGACACTTTCTTTTGTACTGGAAAATGAGGCGGTGCTGATTGTGGCGGCCGGGGATGCGAAGATTGACAATCCAAAATATAAGGCAAAATTTGGTAAAAAGGCAAAAATGCTCTCACTGGATGAGGTGGAAACATTAGTGGGACATGCAGTGGGCGGTGTCTGTCCGTTTGCGGTAAATGAGGGCGTAAAAGTATATCTGGATGTGTCGCTGAAACGGTTTGAAACGGTTTTCTCTGCCTGCGGCAGTTCTGACAGTGCAATCGAGCTTACCATTCCGGAGCTGGAGAAATATTCAGGATATGCGGAATGGGTGGATGTGTGCAAAGGGTATTCCTTTACGATTTATTCTCCTGCTCAGAATTTTTCTGCATGA
- a CDS encoding ABC transporter ATP-binding protein: protein MGKIFQYLGRYKRAVLCIILLLVAQAYCELSLPQYMSDIVDVGIQQGGIAHVSPDEMREETLENIVLFLEKEDEKILRDSYTKQENGNYRRNNLNQEELEALDEMLGVPLAVMQSMMENMNLDGKTLQKMAEQGQITREQILKLEQQAMEGMGEGNSSLIAQRAGLAVRNEYEALGWNLGDYQNRYMFRTGGKMLAMAIVMMAASVFTGLLAARISARIGMKLRGQVFQKVVSFSNCELEQFSTASLITRCTNDIQQVQMVEFILLRMVIYAPIIGIGGILKVMNTRTGMGWIIGVAVGSIILLVGILMSVTMPKFKKMQTLVDRLNLVSREILTGISVIRAFSREKFEEKRFEGASRDLMKTQLFTSRVMSMMMPAMMLIMNCITVLIVWFGSEGVDLGNLQVGDMMAFITYTMQIVMAFLMITMVSVMLPRAGVAARRIDEVLRTEETVNDPVCPAAEPEGGWKGAVAFEDVSFVYPGAEEPAVSHISFKAEPGKTTAIIGSTGCGKSTLLNLIPRFYDVTEGRITLDGVDIRDLSQKELRNTIGYVPQQGFLFSGTIASNLQFAGNVTEADMKEAAEIAQAESFILEKEERYGSPIAQGGTNVSGGQKQRLSIARAIAKNPGVLLFDDSFSALDYKTDVALRKALTKKTTEAAVIIVAQRISTILHADQIIVLEDGKIADMGTHEELMKNCETYQEIAASQLSEQELKKTGREEGGAVE, encoded by the coding sequence ATGGGAAAAATATTTCAATATCTGGGCAGATACAAAAGAGCGGTACTGTGCATTATTTTGCTTCTGGTTGCACAGGCATACTGTGAACTTTCACTGCCTCAGTATATGTCCGACATTGTGGACGTGGGAATTCAGCAGGGCGGGATTGCCCATGTATCGCCGGATGAAATGAGAGAAGAGACACTGGAAAATATCGTTCTTTTTCTGGAAAAAGAGGATGAAAAGATTTTGCGGGATTCCTATACGAAACAGGAGAACGGAAATTACAGGAGAAATAACTTAAACCAGGAGGAACTGGAAGCGCTGGATGAAATGCTGGGAGTGCCCCTGGCAGTTATGCAGTCCATGATGGAGAACATGAACCTGGATGGAAAAACTCTGCAGAAAATGGCAGAACAGGGTCAGATTACCAGAGAACAGATTCTGAAACTGGAACAGCAGGCCATGGAAGGAATGGGAGAGGGAAACAGCAGCCTGATTGCTCAGCGGGCAGGTCTTGCAGTCAGAAACGAATATGAAGCACTGGGCTGGAACCTGGGCGATTATCAGAACCGCTATATGTTTCGTACCGGAGGAAAGATGCTTGCCATGGCAATTGTGATGATGGCAGCCTCTGTCTTTACAGGTCTGCTTGCCGCACGCATTTCAGCTCGGATTGGTATGAAACTGCGCGGCCAGGTATTTCAGAAAGTAGTATCTTTTTCCAACTGTGAGCTGGAACAGTTTTCCACAGCCTCCCTGATTACCAGATGTACCAATGATATTCAGCAGGTGCAGATGGTGGAATTTATTCTGCTGCGCATGGTAATTTATGCCCCGATTATCGGAATCGGAGGTATTCTGAAGGTGATGAACACCAGAACAGGAATGGGCTGGATTATCGGGGTTGCTGTGGGCAGTATTATTCTGCTGGTAGGAATTCTGATGTCTGTAACCATGCCGAAATTTAAGAAAATGCAGACACTGGTGGATCGTCTGAATCTGGTTTCCAGAGAAATTCTGACAGGAATTTCTGTGATACGTGCCTTTTCCAGAGAAAAGTTCGAGGAAAAACGATTTGAGGGCGCCAGCCGGGATTTGATGAAAACCCAGTTGTTTACCAGCCGGGTTATGTCCATGATGATGCCGGCGATGATGCTGATTATGAACTGTATTACCGTATTGATTGTATGGTTTGGTTCCGAAGGCGTGGATCTGGGAAATCTGCAGGTGGGAGATATGATGGCCTTCATTACCTATACCATGCAGATTGTTATGGCATTTCTGATGATTACCATGGTATCAGTGATGCTGCCAAGGGCCGGAGTCGCAGCCAGACGTATTGACGAAGTGCTCCGTACCGAAGAAACAGTGAACGACCCTGTCTGTCCGGCGGCAGAACCTGAAGGGGGATGGAAAGGTGCAGTGGCTTTTGAGGATGTGTCCTTCGTCTATCCGGGAGCAGAGGAACCGGCAGTTTCCCATATTTCTTTTAAAGCAGAGCCAGGAAAGACCACGGCCATTATTGGAAGCACCGGCTGCGGAAAATCCACACTGCTGAATCTGATTCCCAGGTTTTATGATGTAACGGAAGGCAGGATTACTCTGGATGGTGTGGATATCCGGGATTTGAGCCAGAAAGAACTGAGAAATACGATTGGTTATGTGCCGCAGCAGGGATTTCTTTTTTCCGGTACAATTGCTTCCAATCTGCAGTTTGCAGGAAATGTGACAGAAGCGGATATGAAGGAAGCGGCAGAGATTGCTCAGGCAGAATCTTTTATTCTGGAAAAAGAAGAACGGTATGGCAGCCCCATTGCTCAGGGCGGTACCAATGTATCCGGCGGGCAGAAGCAGCGGTTGTCCATTGCACGGGCCATTGCTAAAAATCCCGGAGTACTTTTATTTGATGACAGTTTTTCCGCATTGGATTATAAAACCGACGTGGCGCTGCGGAAAGCGCTGACAAAGAAAACAACAGAGGCGGCTGTCATTATCGTGGCACAGCGTATCAGTACGATTCTTCATGCGGATCAGATTATTGTGCTGGAAGACGGAAAGATTGCCGACATGGGAACACACGAAGAATTAATGAAAAACTGTGAGACTTATCAGGAAATTGCAGCATCCCAGTTGTCAGAACAGGAGCTGAAGAAAACAGGCAGAGAGGAAGGAGGCGCTGTGGAATGA
- the rpiB gene encoding ribose 5-phosphate isomerase B — protein MIALGSDHGGYELKEEIKKHLDQKGIVFKDFGCNSVEATDYPVYAKKVAHAVRTGECDRGILICGTGIGISITANKFKGIRCALCSDCFSAEATRLHNNANVLAMGGRVVGVGLALKIVDTFLDTPFSGEERHIKRIAQIEENV, from the coding sequence ATGATAGCGTTGGGAAGTGACCATGGTGGTTATGAATTAAAAGAGGAAATCAAAAAGCATCTGGATCAAAAAGGGATTGTTTTTAAGGACTTTGGATGCAATAGTGTGGAAGCTACGGATTATCCTGTCTATGCTAAGAAGGTAGCGCATGCTGTACGGACGGGTGAGTGTGATAGAGGAATTTTAATCTGTGGTACAGGAATAGGTATTTCCATAACTGCAAACAAATTTAAGGGAATTCGTTGTGCGCTATGTTCGGATTGCTTTTCGGCGGAAGCAACGCGCCTTCATAATAATGCTAATGTATTGGCCATGGGTGGCAGGGTTGTAGGAGTTGGACTGGCCCTGAAAATTGTAGATACTTTTTTGGATACGCCATTTTCCGGAGAGGAAAGACATATTAAAAGAATCGCACAAATAGAAGAAAACGTATAA
- a CDS encoding Cof-type HAD-IIB family hydrolase: MGSKYKLIALDMDGTLLTSDKKIRTDTQEILKKAAASGKYVSLSTGRGLAELSDYKEELSYVQYGILVSGAVIYDLKEKRIIHTDYIDRNLVRQIMDVGRAEMAMIYFLSDGKSVVQKDQAAHMEDFHMGVYQKMYDRITIQYDDIGEAYLQMRSFEKVNLFCRTEESRRRCFERLKMLPLQLTYAEETSLEAVAKGISKASGLKRLCEYLHIDITETIVVGDAPNDFEALKTAGFSVAMGNAAEEIKAVCDAVVSDNDHNGVGEAIVKYLL; the protein is encoded by the coding sequence ATGGGTTCAAAATATAAACTGATTGCATTGGATATGGATGGTACACTGTTGACATCAGATAAGAAGATACGGACAGATACACAGGAAATCTTGAAAAAGGCCGCAGCATCAGGAAAATATGTTTCCTTATCTACGGGAAGGGGGCTTGCAGAACTTTCAGACTATAAGGAGGAGCTTTCTTATGTCCAATATGGCATTTTAGTAAGCGGGGCAGTCATATATGATTTGAAAGAAAAGAGAATAATACATACCGATTATATTGACAGGAATCTTGTACGGCAGATCATGGACGTCGGCAGGGCGGAAATGGCAATGATTTATTTCCTGTCGGATGGCAAATCAGTTGTACAAAAGGACCAGGCTGCCCATATGGAGGACTTTCATATGGGAGTATATCAGAAAATGTATGACAGAATAACCATACAGTATGATGACATAGGGGAAGCTTACCTGCAGATGAGGAGTTTTGAGAAGGTCAATCTATTCTGCAGGACGGAAGAATCACGTCGGCGCTGCTTTGAACGTTTAAAGATGCTTCCCCTGCAGCTGACCTATGCGGAAGAGACATCCTTGGAAGCTGTCGCAAAAGGTATCTCAAAAGCAAGTGGGCTGAAGCGTTTATGCGAATATTTACATATTGATATAACGGAGACTATCGTTGTCGGGGATGCCCCGAATGATTTTGAAGCGTTGAAGACAGCAGGCTTTTCGGTTGCAATGGGAAATGCGGCAGAAGAGATTAAGGCCGTATGTGACGCGGTAGTTTCCGATAATGACCACAATGGAGTGGGGGAAGCGATTGTAAAGTATCTGCTGTAA
- a CDS encoding radical SAM protein: MKKSWSVTVKISGIYEGGRMMHFSGRTWRPPYEADSCIIELTAGCAYGKCSFCNLYENEPFRMVSLEQFEEDLQEIKDYQPHARRLFMTGANPFALSYERLKPYVLTVRDYLIKCQSIAMFSSIRDIQNKEVWQLRKLRAMGVNGLSIGTESGDDDTLALAGKGYTADDILKQCRKLDEAGIEYYFVYMTGLAGKGGGYCNVVNSARLFSRLNPYFISVDALTLFPSTRLYDMAETGSFIPAGEKERLQELQVFIQNLQIRTHLFASSSSNFYPLSVYLPKERESAISELQYVMDHHSEEEMAAYRAGLKSLG, from the coding sequence ATGAAAAAGAGCTGGAGCGTTACCGTAAAAATCTCCGGCATTTATGAAGGGGGAAGAATGATGCACTTTAGCGGACGGACATGGAGGCCACCTTATGAGGCGGATTCCTGTATTATTGAGCTGACGGCGGGATGTGCCTATGGGAAATGCAGCTTTTGCAATCTGTATGAGAATGAGCCCTTTCGGATGGTTTCATTGGAACAGTTTGAGGAAGATTTGCAGGAAATCAAGGATTACCAGCCCCATGCAAGGCGGCTGTTCATGACAGGGGCAAATCCCTTTGCGCTGTCCTATGAACGGTTAAAGCCTTATGTGCTGACAGTGAGGGATTACCTGATTAAATGCCAGTCCATTGCCATGTTTTCCAGTATCCGTGATATTCAAAATAAGGAGGTATGGCAGCTCCGGAAACTGCGGGCAATGGGAGTGAATGGCCTGAGTATCGGGACGGAAAGCGGGGATGATGATACCCTTGCCCTTGCCGGGAAAGGTTACACGGCAGATGATATTCTAAAGCAGTGCCGAAAACTGGATGAGGCAGGTATAGAATATTATTTTGTATATATGACCGGGCTGGCAGGAAAGGGAGGCGGATATTGTAATGTAGTAAACAGCGCCAGACTGTTTAGCAGGCTGAATCCATACTTTATTTCTGTGGATGCACTGACATTATTTCCCAGTACCAGACTTTATGATATGGCAGAAACGGGCAGTTTTATCCCGGCAGGAGAGAAAGAGAGATTGCAGGAGTTACAGGTGTTTATTCAGAATTTGCAGATCAGGACACATCTGTTTGCCAGTTCTTCCTCGAATTTTTATCCATTATCTGTTTATCTGCCAAAAGAAAGGGAAAGCGCCATTTCAGAGCTGCAATATGTGATGGACCACCACAGCGAGGAGGAGATGGCGGCATACCGGGCAGGACTGAAATCATTAGGGTAA